The following are encoded together in the Vibrio splendidus genome:
- the tamB gene encoding autotransporter assembly complex protein TamB: protein MIKVMGKCLKWTSISLTSILLLLIALLGFVLFTNLGLNTVLWGAEKALPQLKVESTKGALFPSFTLNNVQFKDDSLHIDTKVQKLNLAINPRCLLDPKLCVDRLAIQGLDFALTELPPPSTEEVEPTPPLTSVKTPLPIVINRIALSDIKLNILGHEIEWGLFSTALSMQGETLTVSPTLFNDLKIKLAESTEEPQTETVEPEAATKTAIELPEVLIPLQVVLERFDLNRFTLEQETPIVVNHLGLEARAGKHTVDVSTLELDMPQVSANLTTKVELKGDYPLELSLDTLVKETDLAGQKLSLKAQGSVAKLNLDSEFSELIEAKLSGDIQPLEPTLPFDLLLEGGQAQWPLTGKSDYQATIEQFKANGSLDSFNVLLKGGADGKEIPELSIDLQGKGTTEQIELERLKLNTLGGELNGVVKANWKSLVNWQADVTLKDIQPGLQWPEAEGNISGSIVTSGELTEAGGWAIELPKLDIEGILREYPLDIEGQLSASDRSANGEPKLKTSGLSLAHGVNSIKAQGQLDKQWDMGVEIFFPELAKSSPELKGRVIGSIQLSGPTKEPEVDLALNVDKVDWNNEATLESLSLNGSLVPLPLPEAQADLVLKAKNLTYQDQNVESIDLTVSGGEKKHTVTLDVISDIVSTSLAISGELIQKPSLIWDGSLDRVKITTQQGPWVLDQPVAIKADVDKQFADVQAHCWNQSGSSVCLDEDVRVGKSGEAKLAINQFDFEQIKAFVPKETQLQGLVNATAHAKWSEQGEPEVTVSVDMPKGQVVQQVGEPITLGWESIALNAQLKDNKLDADFKLDVSDNGDLSGTVSLPDILAEDKMVDAAIKLTTFHLDFLQPILGEYSLLKADLESDLQVKGSLMHPQVFGQFSVDGIQVKGDVTPVDVKDGRIDLDFDGYSAKLDANVETPDGHLDIEGTGDWQDLKAWHSNVRVFADELMVDIPPMVKVKVVPDMTIDVTPELAKITGDIALPWGRIVVEDLPPSAVGVSSDQVILNKDLEPESEDTIPFNVMTNINISIGDDFKLSAFGLEGDLVGKLNVAQKDQGPFITGEVNIVDGTYQSFGQDLLIEEGKILMNGPPDQPYVAINAIRNPDNTQDDVTAGIRVTGPATEPTIEIYSDPAMPQANALSYILRGQDIDGESSGSMTTTLIGLSLAKSGKVVGEIGEAFGVQDLQLDTAGSGDDSQVTVSGYILPGLQVKYGVGIFNSLGEFTVRYRLMQDLYVEAVSGLDSAVDLLYQFEFE from the coding sequence ATGATCAAAGTGATGGGCAAGTGCCTGAAATGGACGTCGATCTCATTGACGTCTATTTTGCTATTGTTGATAGCCCTGCTCGGTTTTGTTTTGTTCACCAATCTAGGGTTGAACACCGTGTTGTGGGGCGCTGAAAAAGCATTACCACAACTTAAAGTGGAAAGTACTAAAGGAGCCCTGTTCCCAAGCTTTACGCTTAATAATGTTCAGTTTAAAGATGACAGCCTGCATATCGACACCAAGGTTCAAAAGCTGAACTTGGCTATTAACCCTCGTTGTTTGCTTGATCCTAAGCTGTGTGTTGATCGTTTAGCGATTCAAGGGTTGGACTTCGCATTGACTGAACTGCCTCCCCCCTCTACAGAAGAAGTAGAACCGACTCCGCCCCTAACATCAGTGAAAACACCATTACCAATAGTGATCAATCGCATCGCTTTATCTGATATCAAACTGAATATCTTGGGTCATGAAATCGAATGGGGTCTGTTCTCAACGGCTCTGAGCATGCAGGGAGAAACGCTGACGGTATCGCCAACCTTGTTCAATGACCTAAAAATTAAGCTTGCTGAATCGACAGAAGAACCGCAAACAGAAACGGTAGAACCAGAGGCTGCCACTAAAACGGCTATCGAGTTACCTGAAGTCTTAATTCCTTTGCAGGTTGTACTTGAGCGTTTTGATCTTAACCGTTTCACCTTAGAACAAGAAACACCAATCGTTGTTAATCACCTTGGACTAGAGGCACGCGCGGGTAAACACACGGTTGATGTTTCCACTCTCGAACTCGATATGCCACAAGTAAGCGCAAATCTAACGACGAAGGTTGAGCTTAAAGGTGATTACCCGTTAGAGCTGTCTTTGGATACGTTAGTGAAAGAAACCGACCTTGCTGGGCAGAAGCTATCCCTGAAAGCGCAAGGTAGCGTAGCTAAACTAAACTTAGATTCCGAGTTTTCTGAATTGATTGAGGCAAAGCTGTCTGGGGATATTCAACCCTTAGAGCCAACTCTACCATTTGACCTTCTTTTAGAGGGCGGACAAGCGCAGTGGCCTCTTACCGGAAAAAGCGATTACCAAGCGACAATTGAGCAATTCAAAGCTAATGGCTCACTAGATAGTTTCAATGTTCTACTTAAAGGTGGGGCCGATGGTAAGGAAATCCCTGAGTTATCAATCGATCTACAGGGTAAAGGCACCACGGAACAGATCGAGCTCGAGCGTCTAAAGCTCAACACGCTAGGCGGTGAACTTAACGGTGTCGTTAAAGCGAATTGGAAGAGTCTCGTTAACTGGCAAGCTGACGTGACACTCAAAGACATTCAGCCGGGCCTGCAATGGCCAGAAGCCGAGGGTAACATTAGCGGAAGCATCGTCACCTCGGGTGAGTTGACGGAAGCGGGCGGCTGGGCGATTGAATTGCCTAAGTTGGATATTGAAGGGATCTTACGAGAATATCCTCTCGATATCGAAGGTCAGTTGTCAGCGTCGGATCGCAGCGCGAACGGTGAACCAAAGCTGAAAACCAGCGGTTTGAGCTTGGCTCATGGTGTGAACTCGATTAAGGCACAGGGGCAACTTGATAAGCAATGGGACATGGGCGTTGAGATCTTCTTCCCTGAGCTTGCAAAAAGTAGTCCTGAGCTGAAAGGTAGAGTGATCGGTAGCATCCAACTTAGCGGCCCAACGAAAGAGCCTGAAGTCGATCTTGCTTTAAATGTTGATAAGGTCGATTGGAATAACGAAGCAACACTAGAATCCTTGTCGCTTAATGGCTCTTTGGTTCCTCTGCCATTACCTGAAGCCCAAGCCGATCTTGTACTCAAAGCTAAGAACTTAACCTATCAAGATCAAAACGTGGAAAGTATTGATCTCACGGTGAGTGGTGGTGAGAAGAAGCATACCGTGACACTTGATGTGATATCCGACATCGTGTCTACAAGCTTAGCTATTTCCGGTGAGTTGATTCAAAAGCCTTCTCTTATTTGGGATGGGTCGTTAGACAGAGTCAAAATTACCACGCAACAGGGGCCTTGGGTGTTAGATCAACCTGTCGCGATTAAGGCGGATGTCGACAAGCAGTTTGCCGATGTACAAGCACACTGTTGGAATCAATCGGGTTCGAGTGTATGTCTGGATGAAGACGTTCGTGTCGGGAAATCAGGTGAGGCGAAATTGGCGATCAACCAATTCGACTTCGAACAGATTAAAGCTTTTGTGCCTAAAGAGACGCAACTACAGGGCTTAGTCAATGCGACCGCTCATGCTAAGTGGTCTGAACAAGGTGAGCCTGAGGTTACGGTAAGCGTTGATATGCCGAAAGGTCAGGTTGTTCAACAAGTTGGTGAGCCAATCACACTGGGTTGGGAAAGTATTGCATTGAATGCCCAGCTGAAAGATAACAAATTGGATGCCGATTTTAAGCTGGATGTTTCCGACAATGGTGACCTGTCTGGTACGGTGTCGTTACCGGATATTCTTGCCGAAGACAAAATGGTAGATGCTGCAATTAAGCTGACCACGTTCCACCTCGATTTCTTGCAACCAATCCTAGGTGAGTACAGCCTGTTGAAAGCCGACCTTGAGAGTGATCTTCAAGTTAAAGGCTCTTTGATGCATCCTCAAGTCTTTGGTCAGTTCTCGGTTGATGGTATTCAAGTCAAAGGCGACGTTACGCCTGTTGATGTGAAAGATGGCCGTATCGATCTCGACTTTGATGGTTATAGTGCAAAGCTTGATGCGAATGTAGAAACACCTGACGGTCACCTTGATATTGAGGGAACCGGAGATTGGCAAGATCTTAAAGCATGGCACTCTAACGTTAGAGTTTTTGCCGATGAGTTGATGGTTGATATCCCGCCGATGGTCAAGGTTAAGGTCGTACCTGATATGACTATTGATGTCACGCCCGAGCTGGCAAAAATTACCGGTGACATAGCACTACCATGGGGACGAATTGTGGTAGAAGACTTACCACCGTCAGCGGTTGGTGTGTCTTCCGATCAGGTGATATTGAACAAAGATCTTGAGCCTGAAAGTGAAGATACGATCCCATTCAATGTGATGACCAATATTAATATCTCCATTGGTGATGACTTTAAATTGTCTGCCTTCGGTCTTGAAGGCGACTTGGTTGGTAAGCTCAATGTAGCTCAAAAAGACCAAGGCCCATTCATCACTGGTGAAGTGAATATCGTCGATGGTACTTATCAATCATTCGGTCAAGACCTCTTGATCGAAGAGGGTAAGATTCTAATGAATGGCCCACCGGATCAGCCATATGTAGCCATCAATGCAATTCGTAACCCTGATAATACTCAGGATGATGTGACCGCAGGTATTCGAGTTACAGGCCCTGCGACAGAGCCGACCATCGAGATTTACTCTGATCCAGCGATGCCACAAGCGAACGCGCTGTCTTATATTCTGCGTGGCCAAGATATCGATGGTGAGTCCAGCGGTTCGATGACAACAACCTTGATCGGTTTGAGTTTGGCGAAGAGTGGTAAGGTTGTTGGCGAAATCGGCGAAGCCTTTGGTGTACAAGATTTACAACTGGATACAGCAGGCTCTGGGGATGACTCTCAGGTTACGGTAAGCGGCTATATTCTCCCAGGTTTACAGGTGAAATATGGTGTGGGTATCTTTAACTCGTTAGGCGAGTTTACCGTTCGTTATCGATTGATGCAGGATCTCTACGTTGAGGCAGTATCGGGTCTAGACAGTGCTGTGGATCTTCTCTATCAATTTGAATTTGAGTAA
- a CDS encoding DUF2799 domain-containing protein — translation MKYLLLVLSVMLFGCAQTPPPTSMNTTDWQSFGEEMALKGKTKQTEASLAEAASSPSIDADLYAAYDQGYEVGKTQYCSQNPRALGRRGETYLGICDDVDKWFRFNFERGAESKYQVR, via the coding sequence ATGAAATATCTATTATTGGTGCTATCAGTAATGTTATTCGGTTGCGCGCAAACCCCGCCACCAACATCAATGAATACGACCGATTGGCAGAGCTTTGGCGAAGAAATGGCGCTAAAAGGGAAAACCAAACAGACTGAAGCAAGTTTAGCAGAAGCTGCGTCTTCACCATCTATTGATGCCGATTTGTATGCGGCTTACGACCAAGGTTATGAAGTGGGTAAAACTCAGTACTGTTCGCAGAACCCGCGAGCGCTAGGACGTCGCGGTGAGACCTACCTTGGCATTTGCGATGACGTCGATAAATGGTTCCGTTTCAACTTTGAACGGGGTGCTGAATCGAAGTATCAGGTTCGATAA
- a CDS encoding gamma-glutamylcyclotransferase family protein: MKHLVFVYGTLRKDQSNHHYLKQCECLGRFDTPEEYALFDLVAYPAMIFGKKSVAGEVYIINDEILESLDRLEDVPVEYRREQIETIFGLAWVYLYQLDLTANKEILSGDWCKRNNPL, encoded by the coding sequence ATGAAGCACCTCGTTTTTGTTTACGGGACATTGAGAAAAGACCAATCGAACCACCACTATTTAAAACAATGTGAGTGTTTAGGAAGGTTTGACACACCTGAGGAATACGCACTTTTTGATTTAGTTGCGTATCCGGCGATGATTTTCGGAAAGAAAAGTGTCGCTGGCGAGGTCTATATCATTAACGACGAAATTTTGGAGTCGCTCGATCGGCTAGAAGATGTTCCTGTTGAGTATCGTCGCGAGCAAATAGAGACTATATTTGGATTAGCATGGGTATATTTATATCAGCTTGATCTAACAGCTAATAAAGAAATACTTTCGGGTGACTGGTGTAAGCGGAATAACCCGCTCTAG
- a CDS encoding DUF2607 family protein — protein sequence MWQNTPNNVKRKTGFLLGLMLMLSVLAATHMVDIDPDHHTSHHCELFSINQFITAHSLPQVPEFHSEFTATITESVISLQRLYFAYLARSPPVNIA from the coding sequence ATGTGGCAAAACACACCTAACAATGTGAAACGCAAAACAGGCTTCTTGCTTGGGCTGATGCTCATGTTAAGCGTGTTAGCGGCAACACATATGGTGGATATTGACCCCGATCACCACACTTCGCATCACTGTGAGCTGTTTTCGATAAATCAGTTCATTACTGCGCACTCACTACCACAAGTTCCAGAGTTCCATTCAGAATTTACAGCCACTATTACAGAGTCAGTAATTTCGTTACAGCGCCTGTATTTCGCTTATTTAGCACGTTCACCT
- a CDS encoding DUF1107 family protein encodes MLRKFSTYRPHQVARFVKVLFKGQFAIEGIGEFRFDQGKVLLPEVSDKQKLTIFKEVNGTIAALPV; translated from the coding sequence ATGTTAAGAAAATTTTCTACTTACCGTCCACATCAGGTGGCGCGTTTCGTTAAAGTCCTGTTCAAAGGCCAGTTTGCTATTGAGGGTATCGGAGAGTTTCGCTTCGACCAAGGCAAAGTGCTTCTTCCTGAAGTTTCAGACAAACAAAAGCTCACTATTTTTAAAGAAGTTAACGGCACCATTGCTGCGCTGCCGGTGTAA
- the tamA gene encoding autotransporter assembly complex protein TamA, translating to MIRKTLPVLIGTLLSSTLAFADVSLEIKGLNGALEDNVDAYLSAIPEEEYSVSLRFQSRLESMIKEALNALGYYHPNITFSHPEDDTEMTVTVEPGEPVVIYTSDIVLTGEAKDDPDFLALIARSKLSKGSILNHGNYDSLKSSIRNLGLAKGYFDGSYDLSKLEVAPELNRAYVRLHYNSGIRYHFGTTTVTGSQIEDDKVQSLKPFKDGEPYSITKVGEYNQNLSNTDWFSSVFVEPDLSQLGEGREIPMKVSLAPQARNQIETGIGVSTDLGVKGTLKWKKPWVNDRGHSFNSSLSISKPEQTITAAYKIPLDDVLNDYYQVKYGMKNLDNRDTKSLESNLALERYWRLDNGWQRTVFIRYLVENYEQGLQDDLAQFVLPGFSFSRTRTRGGSMPMWGDKQTIMFEAADDTLLSETKVVRFQGQTAWIRSIGDNHRGLTRLQFGGNFADEFEKLSPSLRFFAGGDNSIRGYGYESISPRDESGALTGAKFIATSSFEYQYRLVGNWWGAAFYDIGDAFNDKPEWKHGTGVGVRWASPVGPVSLDFAWGLDAKKGDEFQLHFSLGPEL from the coding sequence ATGATAAGAAAAACTTTACCAGTTCTGATTGGCACTCTATTGTCATCGACGCTCGCTTTCGCTGATGTTTCCCTTGAAATTAAAGGGCTTAATGGAGCGCTTGAGGATAATGTTGATGCTTATCTGAGTGCGATTCCTGAAGAAGAGTACTCGGTTTCATTAAGGTTCCAATCTCGCTTGGAGTCTATGATAAAAGAAGCCCTGAATGCGTTAGGTTACTACCACCCTAATATCACATTTTCTCACCCCGAAGATGATACCGAAATGACCGTTACGGTTGAGCCGGGAGAGCCTGTTGTTATTTATACTTCAGATATCGTTCTGACTGGTGAAGCCAAAGATGATCCTGACTTTTTGGCTTTGATAGCTAGAAGTAAGCTGTCTAAAGGTTCGATTCTGAATCATGGCAATTATGATTCTTTGAAATCATCGATCCGCAACCTTGGATTAGCGAAAGGCTACTTCGATGGGTCGTATGATCTTAGCAAGCTAGAAGTCGCCCCTGAATTAAACCGTGCTTATGTCCGCCTTCATTATAACAGTGGTATACGCTACCACTTTGGCACAACTACAGTGACGGGCAGTCAAATTGAAGATGACAAAGTTCAATCTCTCAAGCCGTTTAAAGATGGCGAACCTTACTCTATTACCAAAGTCGGCGAGTACAACCAAAACTTGTCGAATACAGATTGGTTCTCCTCGGTATTTGTTGAGCCAGATTTAAGTCAGTTAGGCGAAGGCCGAGAAATCCCGATGAAGGTTAGCCTTGCTCCGCAAGCTCGTAACCAAATCGAAACGGGTATCGGTGTCTCAACAGACCTTGGTGTGAAAGGCACTCTTAAATGGAAAAAACCTTGGGTTAATGATCGAGGCCATAGCTTCAATAGTAGCTTGTCGATCTCCAAGCCTGAGCAGACGATCACTGCAGCTTATAAAATCCCATTGGATGACGTACTTAATGACTACTACCAAGTTAAGTACGGTATGAAAAATTTGGATAATCGTGATACCAAGAGTTTGGAATCCAACCTCGCCTTAGAAAGATATTGGCGTCTGGACAATGGCTGGCAACGCACGGTGTTCATTCGATACTTGGTCGAAAACTATGAACAAGGTTTACAAGATGACTTGGCACAGTTTGTTTTGCCGGGTTTCTCTTTCTCACGAACTCGAACGCGAGGTGGTTCGATGCCGATGTGGGGCGATAAACAAACCATTATGTTTGAAGCGGCCGATGATACCTTGTTATCCGAAACTAAGGTTGTTCGTTTTCAAGGCCAAACCGCTTGGATTAGAAGCATTGGCGATAACCACCGAGGCCTAACTCGGCTTCAATTTGGCGGTAACTTTGCCGACGAGTTTGAGAAGCTGTCTCCTTCCCTAAGATTCTTTGCCGGTGGTGATAACAGTATTCGTGGTTATGGCTATGAGTCGATCTCTCCGCGCGATGAAAGTGGCGCTTTAACGGGTGCAAAATTTATCGCAACCAGTTCGTTTGAATACCAATACCGCTTGGTTGGAAACTGGTGGGGCGCTGCATTCTACGATATTGGTGATGCATTTAATGACAAGCCAGAGTGGAAGCACGGCACCGGTGTCGGGGTGCGTTGGGCGTCCCCCGTTGGTCCAGTGAGTCTAGATTTTGCTTGGGGCCTAGATGCGAAGAAAGGCGATGAGTTCCAACTGCACTTTAGTTTAGGACCTGAATTATGA
- a CDS encoding YtfJ family protein, giving the protein MKNKTLLAFLAAASPLLANAHNLSVGETLPAVDVSNYGEIVLNDGNTGYQAWATNALLGKVRVVQAIAGRSSSKELNAPLMAAITASKFAEDSYQTTTIINQDDAIWGTGSFVKSSAESSKEEFPWSSMVLDEDGTVASSWALKEESSAIIVQDKQGKILFVKEGALNESEVTQVIELIKASL; this is encoded by the coding sequence ATGAAAAACAAAACTCTACTGGCTTTTTTAGCCGCAGCCTCTCCACTCTTAGCCAATGCTCACAACTTATCTGTAGGTGAAACTCTGCCCGCTGTCGATGTTAGCAACTATGGTGAAATCGTACTAAACGATGGAAATACTGGATATCAAGCTTGGGCAACCAACGCTCTTCTAGGTAAAGTTCGCGTCGTTCAAGCTATTGCAGGCCGTAGCAGCTCGAAAGAGCTCAACGCACCACTGATGGCAGCCATCACAGCATCGAAATTCGCAGAAGACAGCTACCAAACCACTACCATCATCAACCAAGATGATGCGATTTGGGGTACTGGGTCTTTTGTTAAATCGTCAGCAGAAAGTAGCAAAGAAGAATTTCCATGGTCTTCTATGGTGCTAGATGAAGACGGCACGGTAGCGTCATCATGGGCTTTAAAAGAAGAAAGCTCTGCGATTATCGTTCAAGACAAGCAAGGTAAAATCTTGTTTGTTAAAGAAGGGGCATTAAACGAATCAGAAGTCACTCAAGTCATTGAGTTGATTAAAGCGAGCCTTTAA
- the msrA gene encoding peptide-methionine (S)-S-oxide reductase MsrA, giving the protein MLNKQQLVSAATALPGNSDPIRITERHFVNQTDLLDAPMGSQQEVLLGMGCFWGAERLFWQLDGVISTSVGYAGGYTVNPTYEQVCSGQTGHTEVVRVIFDSEQTSLARILETFWERHNPTQGMRQGNDLGTQYRSAIYTFSEQQQAVAEHSKREYQRAMTESLGNEITTEVLPAGKYFFAETYHQQYLAKNPNGYCGLGGTGVCFPPQ; this is encoded by the coding sequence ATGCTAAACAAACAACAACTGGTTTCCGCAGCAACCGCATTACCGGGAAATTCAGACCCAATCCGAATCACTGAGCGCCATTTTGTCAATCAAACTGACTTACTCGATGCTCCTATGGGTTCCCAACAAGAAGTCCTACTTGGTATGGGATGCTTTTGGGGAGCTGAGCGTTTGTTTTGGCAACTTGATGGTGTTATTTCCACATCCGTTGGCTACGCTGGTGGATACACAGTCAATCCCACTTATGAGCAGGTATGCAGCGGACAAACCGGTCATACCGAAGTCGTTCGTGTCATTTTTGATAGCGAACAAACATCTTTAGCTCGAATACTTGAGACCTTTTGGGAGCGCCATAACCCAACCCAAGGTATGCGCCAAGGCAACGACTTAGGGACTCAGTACCGTTCCGCGATATACACATTCAGCGAACAGCAACAAGCCGTCGCCGAGCACTCTAAACGTGAATATCAACGAGCAATGACTGAATCATTAGGCAACGAGATCACGACGGAAGTTCTACCTGCTGGAAAATATTTTTTCGCAGAAACCTACCACCAACAATACCTAGCCAAAAATCCTAACGGTTACTGTGGGTTGGGCGGTACGGGTGTCTGCTTCCCTCCGCAATAA